From Amycolatopsis sp. cg9, one genomic window encodes:
- a CDS encoding NUDIX hydrolase has product MSGSAGRPGASKPRRRRRRQRGRRLTTVDETSAGGLVVDAAREQAVLIGRLDRHGRLLWSLPKGHIEDGETVEQTAVREVKEETGISARVMRPLGTIDYWFVAERRRIHKTVHHFLLEAIGGELSDEDVEVTEVAWVPLAELETKLAYSDERKLVRKAKELFARPDVHGRDEHAPEGAPE; this is encoded by the coding sequence ATGTCTGGATCAGCCGGCCGACCCGGCGCCTCGAAGCCGCGCAGGCGGCGCAGGCGTCAGCGCGGCAGGCGCCTGACCACGGTCGACGAGACGTCGGCCGGCGGCCTCGTGGTGGACGCGGCCCGCGAACAGGCGGTGCTGATCGGCCGGCTCGACCGGCACGGCAGACTGCTGTGGTCGCTGCCCAAGGGCCACATCGAGGACGGTGAGACGGTGGAACAGACGGCCGTGCGCGAGGTGAAGGAGGAAACCGGCATCTCCGCGCGCGTCATGCGGCCGCTGGGCACCATCGACTACTGGTTCGTGGCCGAACGGCGGCGCATCCACAAGACCGTCCACCACTTCCTGCTCGAAGCCATCGGTGGTGAGCTGTCGGACGAGGACGTCGAGGTCACCGAGGTGGCCTGGGTCCCGCTGGCCGAGCTGGAGACCAAACTCGCCTACTCCGACGAACGCAAGCTCGTCCGGAAGGCCAAGGAACTTTTCGCGCGCCCGGACGTCCACGGACGAGACGAGCACGCCCCTGAGGGAGCCCCCGAGTGA
- a CDS encoding CCA tRNA nucleotidyltransferase, translating into MNDVVVKQNAVVELMRVSPLAEELAERFASAGHRLYLVGGSVRDALLGRRSGDLDFTTDARPDRVLKIVSEWGDAVWDVGIAFGTIGVTKKGMQLEITTFRADSYDRVGRNPQVTFGDSIEGDLLRRDFTVNAMAVELASGTFIDPHDGLSALREQVLDTPATPQESFADDPLRMLRAARFAAQLGFTAAPRVVDAMTSMAGEIDRITAERVQAELSKLLLAADPRPGLELLVDTGLADRVLPEVPGMRLAIDEHHQHKDVYQHSLTVLAQAIDLETSHEPTSEPDLILRLAALLHDAGKPATREFQPGGGVSFHHHEVVGARMARKRLRALKYSKEIIDDVSQLVFLHLRFHGYGKGEWTDSAVRRYVTDAGPLLTRLHKLVRADCTTRNRRKAAALQATYDDLEARIAALKAKEDLDRVRPDLNGEQIMELLGIKPGPDVGKAWKFLKDLRLDRGPLEHDEAVAELKQWAAENGVGNG; encoded by the coding sequence GTGAACGACGTGGTCGTCAAGCAGAACGCGGTGGTGGAGCTGATGCGGGTCTCCCCCCTGGCCGAGGAGTTGGCGGAGCGGTTCGCCAGTGCGGGCCACCGCCTCTACCTGGTCGGCGGCAGCGTGCGGGACGCGCTGCTGGGCCGGCGCTCCGGCGATCTCGACTTCACCACGGACGCCCGGCCCGACCGGGTCCTGAAGATCGTCAGCGAGTGGGGCGACGCGGTCTGGGACGTCGGGATCGCGTTCGGCACGATCGGCGTGACCAAGAAGGGCATGCAGCTCGAGATCACGACGTTCCGCGCCGACAGCTACGACCGCGTCGGCCGCAACCCCCAGGTCACGTTCGGCGACAGCATCGAGGGCGACCTGCTCCGCCGCGACTTCACGGTCAACGCGATGGCCGTCGAGCTGGCGTCCGGCACGTTCATCGACCCGCACGACGGGCTGAGCGCGCTCCGGGAGCAGGTACTGGACACGCCGGCGACGCCGCAGGAGTCGTTCGCCGACGACCCGCTGCGGATGCTGCGGGCCGCCCGGTTCGCCGCGCAGCTGGGCTTCACCGCCGCGCCGCGGGTGGTCGACGCGATGACGTCGATGGCCGGGGAGATCGACCGGATCACCGCCGAGCGCGTGCAGGCCGAGCTGTCGAAGCTGCTGCTGGCCGCCGACCCGCGGCCGGGCCTGGAGCTGCTGGTCGACACCGGGCTGGCCGACCGGGTGCTGCCCGAGGTGCCCGGGATGCGGCTGGCCATCGACGAGCACCACCAGCACAAGGACGTCTACCAGCACTCGCTGACCGTGCTCGCCCAGGCGATCGACCTGGAGACTTCGCACGAGCCGACGTCGGAGCCAGACCTCATCCTGCGGCTGGCGGCGCTGCTGCACGACGCCGGGAAGCCGGCGACGCGGGAGTTCCAGCCGGGCGGCGGCGTGAGCTTCCACCACCACGAGGTGGTCGGCGCGCGGATGGCCCGCAAACGTTTGCGGGCGCTGAAGTACTCGAAGGAGATCATCGACGACGTCTCTCAGCTCGTGTTCCTCCACCTGCGGTTCCACGGCTACGGCAAGGGTGAGTGGACGGACTCGGCGGTCCGCCGGTACGTCACCGACGCCGGCCCGCTGCTGACCCGGCTGCACAAGCTGGTCCGCGCCGACTGCACCACCCGCAACCGCCGGAAGGCGGCCGCGCTGCAGGCGACGTACGACGACCTCGAAGCCCGCATCGCCGCACTGAAGGCCAAGGAGGACCTCGACCGCGTCCGGCCGGACCTCAACGGCGAGCAGATCATGGAGCTGCTCGGCATCAAGCCGGGGCCGGACGTCGGGAAGGCGTGGAAGTTCCTCAAGGACCTCCGCCTGGACCGGGGGCCGCTGGAGCACGACGAGGCCGTGGCCGAGCTCAAGCAGTGGGCCGCGGAAAACGGCGTCGGGAACGGCTGA
- the murJ gene encoding murein biosynthesis integral membrane protein MurJ: protein MRPWQEEAQRPPDPEATRFIPRTAGVPMNSRWPVADPDVMRPYDALATQVMPALKTPLVKPKPGEEAPEAPAKAPSLAKASGRMAIASLISRITGFLWKLLLVGAIGQGIANDSFNVANTMPNIIFELLMGGVLASVVVPLLVRSQDDPDGGAAYTQRLITVAFTLLLVGTVIAVFAAPAFTSLYVDGSGKASSGLTTAFAYLLLPEIFFYGVFALLSAVLNAKQVFGPTAWAPVINNLVVIFTILVVWIMPGDIDTANPSITDPKVLTLGIGVTGGIVAQALLLVPPLLRSGFRFKWRWGIDKQMKEFGGLALWILGYVAVSQIGYTINTRVLTSGSPGGVTAYSNAWLLFQLPYGVIGVSLLTAIMPRMSRAAADGDHKKLIGDLSYASRISTVMLVPISAVMTVVGGSIGIALFTFGKGTVETAERLGDALAISAFALLPYALVMLQMRVFYAMKDARTPTLIMIVMTLVKVPLLYLCPVLLSPDNVVLGVMMVNALTFVVGAILGQVWLWVTLGNLRSKRVIGVILFTVVASVLGVAAAWVAGKIVPDSFGPTFGAWAKLLLQSVVGIVVSFGVLMALKVEELRPATSRFTRLIKRG, encoded by the coding sequence GTGCGGCCGTGGCAGGAGGAGGCCCAGCGCCCGCCCGACCCGGAGGCCACGCGGTTCATCCCGCGCACCGCCGGCGTCCCGATGAACTCGCGGTGGCCGGTCGCCGACCCGGACGTCATGCGCCCGTACGACGCGCTGGCCACCCAGGTCATGCCGGCGCTCAAGACGCCGCTGGTCAAGCCGAAGCCGGGCGAGGAAGCGCCGGAGGCCCCGGCCAAGGCGCCGTCGCTGGCGAAGGCGTCCGGCCGGATGGCGATCGCGTCGCTGATCAGCCGGATCACCGGCTTCCTGTGGAAGCTGCTGCTGGTCGGCGCCATCGGCCAGGGCATCGCGAACGACTCGTTCAACGTCGCCAACACGATGCCGAACATCATCTTCGAGCTGCTGATGGGTGGCGTGCTCGCGAGCGTGGTGGTGCCGCTGCTGGTGCGCTCGCAGGACGACCCGGACGGCGGCGCGGCCTACACCCAGCGCCTCATCACGGTCGCGTTCACCCTGCTGCTGGTCGGCACGGTGATCGCGGTGTTCGCGGCGCCGGCGTTCACGAGCCTGTACGTCGACGGTTCCGGCAAGGCCAGCTCCGGTCTGACCACGGCGTTCGCCTACCTGCTGCTGCCGGAGATCTTCTTCTACGGCGTCTTCGCGCTGCTTTCGGCGGTGCTGAACGCCAAGCAGGTCTTCGGGCCGACGGCGTGGGCGCCGGTGATCAACAACCTGGTCGTCATCTTCACGATCCTGGTCGTCTGGATCATGCCGGGCGACATCGACACCGCGAACCCGTCGATCACCGATCCCAAGGTGCTGACGCTCGGCATCGGCGTCACCGGCGGCATCGTCGCGCAGGCGCTGCTGCTGGTGCCCCCGCTGCTGCGGTCCGGCTTCCGGTTCAAGTGGCGCTGGGGCATCGACAAGCAGATGAAGGAGTTCGGCGGCCTCGCGCTGTGGATCCTCGGCTACGTCGCGGTCAGCCAGATCGGCTACACGATCAACACGCGCGTGCTGACCAGCGGCTCGCCCGGCGGTGTGACGGCCTACAGCAACGCCTGGCTGCTCTTCCAGCTGCCGTACGGCGTCATCGGCGTCTCGCTGCTGACGGCGATCATGCCGCGGATGAGCCGCGCGGCCGCCGACGGCGACCACAAGAAGCTGATCGGCGACCTCTCGTACGCGTCGCGGATCTCGACGGTGATGCTCGTCCCGATCTCCGCGGTGATGACCGTGGTCGGCGGTTCGATCGGCATCGCGCTGTTCACCTTCGGCAAGGGCACGGTCGAGACCGCCGAGCGGCTCGGCGACGCGCTGGCCATCTCGGCGTTCGCGCTGCTGCCGTACGCGCTGGTCATGCTGCAGATGCGCGTCTTCTACGCGATGAAGGACGCGCGCACGCCGACGCTGATCATGATCGTGATGACGCTGGTCAAGGTGCCGCTGCTGTACCTGTGCCCGGTGCTGCTGTCGCCGGACAACGTCGTGCTCGGCGTCATGATGGTGAACGCGCTGACGTTCGTGGTCGGCGCGATCCTCGGCCAGGTGTGGCTTTGGGTGACGCTGGGCAACCTGCGGAGCAAGCGGGTGATCGGCGTGATCCTCTTCACGGTGGTGGCGAGCGTGCTCGGCGTCGCCGCGGCGTGGGTCGCGGGCAAGATCGTGCCGGACTCGTTCGGGCCGACTTTCGGCGCCTGGGCGAAACTCCTGCTGCAGAGCGTGGTGGGCATCGTGGTCTCGTTCGGCGTGCTCATGGCGCTGAAGGTGGAGGAGCTTCGGCCGGCCACTTCGAGGTTCACCCGGTTGATCAAGCGCGGGTAA
- the sigM gene encoding RNA polymerase sigma factor SigM — protein MTAAAPTDADLIAAHAAGDPHAFSELVQRHRDRMWAVALRTVRDPEEAADALQDAFISAFRAADKFRAESQVTTWLHRIVVNACLDRIRRRQARPTVPLPETGFNEPASPRDSMAERETSLLVREALEQLPEEQRAPIVLVDVEGYSVAETAKLLGIAEGTVKSRCARGRGKLAKVLGHLRNPDAIANVPTHESKRAGRQPGSGEGR, from the coding sequence GTGACAGCTGCAGCTCCCACGGATGCGGATCTGATAGCGGCTCACGCCGCGGGGGACCCCCATGCGTTCAGCGAACTCGTCCAGCGACACCGCGACCGCATGTGGGCGGTCGCCCTGCGCACGGTCCGCGACCCCGAAGAGGCCGCCGACGCGTTGCAGGACGCGTTCATCTCGGCGTTCCGGGCCGCCGACAAGTTCCGCGCGGAGTCCCAGGTCACGACGTGGCTGCACCGGATCGTGGTGAACGCCTGCCTCGACCGGATCCGCCGCCGCCAGGCCCGGCCGACCGTGCCGCTGCCGGAGACCGGCTTCAACGAGCCGGCGTCGCCGCGCGACTCGATGGCCGAGCGGGAGACCAGCCTGCTCGTGCGCGAGGCCCTCGAGCAGCTGCCCGAAGAGCAGCGCGCGCCGATCGTGCTCGTCGACGTCGAGGGCTACTCCGTCGCAGAGACGGCGAAGCTGCTGGGCATCGCCGAAGGCACCGTGAAGAGCCGGTGCGCGCGGGGCCGCGGAAAACTCGCGAAGGTTCTCGGGCACCTGCGGAACCCCGATGCGATTGCGAACGTCCCAACTCACGAAAGCAAACGGGCCGGGCGTCAGCCGGGTAGCGGGGAGGGACGATGA
- a CDS encoding GNAT family N-acetyltransferase, giving the protein MSRRVVGVTLDNLEHLPKSCRRCVYWELAPHLKNQAEEFGATEVEKEAWVSSVLLEWGSCGRIVYSDTLPVGFVLYAPPNAVPRALAFPTSPPSADAVLLTAFQVLPEFRGGGLGRMLVQAVAKDLTKRGVRAIEAFGDARPDETDPDGGHSCVLPAAFLQSVGFKTVRPHPKWPRLRLELRSAITWKEDVEAALERLLGQVTITTAEPSLGRA; this is encoded by the coding sequence GTGTCGCGTCGCGTCGTGGGCGTCACACTGGACAACCTCGAGCACTTGCCGAAGAGCTGTCGCCGGTGTGTCTACTGGGAGCTCGCTCCGCACCTGAAGAACCAGGCTGAGGAGTTCGGCGCCACCGAGGTCGAGAAGGAAGCCTGGGTCTCGAGCGTGCTGCTCGAGTGGGGTTCCTGCGGCCGCATCGTCTACAGCGACACGCTGCCGGTCGGGTTCGTGTTGTACGCCCCGCCGAACGCCGTCCCGCGCGCGCTGGCCTTCCCGACGTCCCCGCCGAGCGCGGACGCGGTCCTCCTCACGGCTTTCCAGGTCCTCCCGGAGTTCCGCGGCGGCGGCCTCGGCCGGATGCTGGTCCAGGCGGTCGCCAAGGACCTCACCAAGCGCGGCGTCCGCGCGATCGAAGCGTTCGGCGACGCGCGCCCCGACGAAACGGACCCGGATGGCGGCCACAGCTGCGTGCTGCCGGCGGCGTTCCTGCAGAGCGTCGGCTTCAAGACGGTCCGCCCGCACCCCAAGTGGCCGCGCCTGCGCCTGGAGCTGCGCTCGGCGATCACCTGGAAGGAAGACGTCGAGGCCGCGCTGGAGCGCCTCCTCGGCCAGGTGACGATCACCACGGCCGAGCCGAGCCTCGGCCGCGCCTGA
- a CDS encoding DUF6049 family protein produces the protein MKRFAAAFLSVLFLAVPALTGASVAQAEEGARLRVDLNELAPRVITGSTTTLTVAGTVTNTGDRKITRPQVRLQVGERVTTSRGVNDVLSGAVIKDSPLTDFAPVAEALDPGQSAPLNITVNLTGTRAERFSRPGVYPLLVNVNGTPEFGGAARLGAVSMLMPVLAGPGKQSSSHAGAPSMTMLWPLTSSVPQVYAAPYGQPLVLRDDRLAAEISGDGRLNALVTAAATAVRGNANLAKSMCFALDPDLLTTVDAMSRGYQVHTDGGNVDGKGTEAAKTWLAALKTLLTGRCVVTLPFADADLEAVAKIRPGDTSLVTAAVSGAATVQQLVGVSPQTGVLWPAGTPSESVLAALAQAGVRTVLTDAGKLAPAAAGGGVTVQGSAVRAQPTDSLVSAAMTGVPSVPDSVTVPVNTERAISSQNGLGALAFRAGLGQSAGQDRPDHLLVAPPRRWDAPAAELTAYLEQVAGFLTAGVVSPLTLPSLLSADPAATGPVGDGGQDPNAAIDPQVVSTLSAVDGQATGMASSMQLDATKRVKPDDVVAPIRLAELRGASTAWRGLPADAATANAQAEVAAISDRVSVQQPRQTIALASGNSPLPVYVVNDLPVGINARLTLSNNTGLRSDDRKEVSFPAGGGRQYLLPVEALRAGRFSVDVSLSTPTGTPLGSSARFELTSTEYGAITIIATVAAGVALLLLASRRIYRRVKDARAGRDVVD, from the coding sequence GTGAAGCGGTTCGCCGCAGCCTTCCTTTCCGTCCTCTTCCTGGCCGTCCCCGCCCTCACCGGAGCCTCGGTGGCCCAGGCGGAGGAAGGCGCCCGCCTGCGCGTCGACCTGAACGAGCTCGCCCCGCGCGTGATCACCGGGTCGACGACGACGCTGACCGTCGCGGGCACGGTGACCAACACCGGCGACCGGAAGATCACCCGGCCGCAGGTGCGCCTGCAGGTCGGCGAGCGGGTCACGACCTCGCGCGGGGTCAACGACGTGCTGTCCGGTGCCGTCATCAAGGACAGCCCGCTGACCGACTTCGCCCCGGTCGCGGAAGCGCTGGACCCGGGGCAGAGCGCGCCGCTGAACATCACGGTGAACCTGACCGGCACCCGCGCGGAGCGGTTCAGCCGCCCCGGCGTCTACCCGCTGCTGGTGAACGTGAACGGCACGCCGGAGTTCGGCGGGGCCGCCCGGCTCGGCGCGGTCAGCATGCTGATGCCGGTGCTGGCCGGGCCGGGCAAGCAGTCGAGCAGCCACGCCGGCGCGCCGAGCATGACCATGCTCTGGCCGCTGACCAGCAGCGTCCCGCAGGTGTACGCGGCTCCGTACGGTCAGCCGCTGGTGCTGCGCGACGACCGCCTCGCCGCCGAGATCAGCGGCGACGGCCGGCTGAACGCGCTGGTCACCGCCGCGGCCACGGCCGTGCGCGGCAACGCGAACCTCGCGAAGTCGATGTGCTTCGCCCTCGACCCGGACCTCCTGACCACGGTCGACGCGATGAGCCGCGGCTACCAGGTGCACACCGACGGCGGGAACGTCGACGGCAAGGGCACCGAGGCCGCGAAGACGTGGCTCGCCGCGCTCAAGACGCTGCTGACCGGCCGGTGCGTCGTGACGCTGCCCTTCGCCGACGCCGACCTCGAGGCCGTCGCCAAGATCCGCCCGGGCGACACCTCCCTGGTGACGGCCGCGGTCTCGGGCGCGGCCACCGTCCAGCAGCTGGTGGGCGTCTCGCCGCAGACCGGCGTGCTCTGGCCGGCCGGCACGCCGAGCGAATCGGTGCTCGCGGCGTTGGCCCAGGCCGGCGTCCGCACAGTGCTGACCGACGCGGGCAAGCTGGCGCCCGCCGCGGCCGGCGGCGGCGTCACCGTGCAGGGCAGCGCCGTGCGCGCCCAGCCGACCGACTCGCTGGTCTCGGCGGCCATGACGGGGGTGCCGAGCGTGCCCGACTCGGTCACCGTGCCGGTGAACACCGAACGGGCGATTTCGAGCCAGAACGGCCTCGGTGCCCTCGCCTTCCGGGCCGGCCTCGGCCAGTCCGCTGGCCAGGACCGGCCCGACCACCTGCTGGTCGCCCCGCCGCGCCGCTGGGACGCGCCGGCCGCGGAGCTCACCGCGTACCTCGAGCAGGTCGCCGGCTTCCTCACCGCCGGCGTGGTCAGCCCGCTCACCCTCCCGTCGCTGCTCTCGGCCGACCCGGCCGCCACCGGCCCGGTCGGCGACGGCGGGCAGGACCCGAACGCGGCGATCGACCCCCAGGTCGTCTCGACGCTCTCGGCCGTCGACGGCCAGGCCACCGGCATGGCGTCCTCGATGCAGCTCGACGCGACCAAACGGGTGAAACCGGACGACGTCGTCGCCCCGATCCGGCTGGCCGAGCTGCGCGGCGCTTCGACGGCGTGGCGGGGCCTGCCCGCCGACGCGGCGACCGCGAACGCCCAGGCGGAGGTCGCGGCGATCAGCGACCGGGTGAGCGTCCAGCAGCCGCGGCAGACCATCGCGCTGGCGTCCGGCAACTCCCCGCTGCCGGTGTACGTGGTGAACGACCTGCCGGTGGGCATCAACGCGCGGTTGACCTTGAGCAACAACACCGGCCTGCGCAGCGACGACCGCAAGGAGGTGTCGTTCCCGGCCGGCGGCGGGCGGCAGTACCTGCTCCCGGTGGAGGCGCTGCGGGCCGGCCGGTTCAGCGTCGATGTGTCGTTGAGCACCCCGACCGGTACCCCGCTCGGGTCATCCGCGCGGTTCGAGCTGACGTCCACGGAGTACGGCGCGATCACCATCATCGCGACCGTCGCCGCAGGTGTGGCCCTGCTTCTGCTCGCCTCGCGGCGCATCTACCGACGGGTGAAGGATGCCCGCGCGGGACGCGATGTAGTGGACTGA
- the trxA gene encoding thioredoxin: protein MSNTVKVTDATFVDEVLTSEKPVLVDFWATWCGPCKMVAPVLEEIAAENGEKLTIAKIDIDENPNTPRDYQVMSIPTLILFQGGKPVKQIVGAKPKAALLSDLADVL, encoded by the coding sequence ATGTCCAACACCGTGAAGGTGACCGACGCGACGTTCGTCGACGAGGTCCTGACCAGCGAAAAGCCGGTTCTCGTCGACTTCTGGGCCACCTGGTGCGGGCCGTGCAAGATGGTCGCCCCGGTCCTCGAGGAGATCGCGGCGGAGAACGGCGAGAAGCTGACCATCGCGAAGATCGACATCGACGAGAACCCGAACACGCCGCGTGACTACCAGGTGATGTCCATCCCGACGCTGATCCTGTTCCAGGGTGGCAAGCCGGTGAAGCAGATCGTCGGCGCCAAGCCGAAGGCCGCGCTGCTGTCGGACCTCGCCGACGTTCTCTGA
- the trxB gene encoding thioredoxin-disulfide reductase, whose amino-acid sequence MAAEEIRNLIIVGSGPAGYTAAVYAARAQLEPLVFEGTQFGGALMTTTEVENFPGFRDGIMGPDLMEEMRKQAERFGAELRAEDVESLELTGDVKYVHANGKRYAARAVILAMGAAARYLNVPGEQELLGRGVSACATCDGFFFRDHDIVVAGGGDSAMEEATFLTKFAKSVTLVHRREEFRASKIMLERARANEKIKWKLNSQITGVLGDGKVEGLRLKDTKDGSESTLDVSGFFVAIGHDPRSELVRGQVDLDEDGYVITQGRTSYTNVDGVFAAGDLVDRTYRQAITASGSGCSAAIDAERWLAEHGESDAHEAAELVGGGYGAGTN is encoded by the coding sequence GTGGCTGCCGAGGAAATCAGGAACCTGATCATCGTGGGGTCGGGTCCTGCCGGATACACCGCTGCCGTTTACGCGGCACGGGCCCAGCTGGAACCGCTGGTGTTCGAGGGCACGCAGTTCGGCGGCGCGCTGATGACGACGACCGAGGTGGAGAACTTCCCCGGGTTCCGCGACGGCATCATGGGTCCGGACCTGATGGAGGAGATGCGCAAGCAGGCGGAGCGCTTCGGCGCCGAGCTGCGCGCGGAGGACGTCGAGTCGCTGGAGCTGACCGGGGACGTCAAGTACGTCCACGCGAACGGCAAGCGCTACGCCGCCCGCGCGGTCATCCTCGCCATGGGCGCGGCGGCGCGGTACCTGAACGTGCCGGGCGAGCAGGAGCTGCTCGGCCGCGGCGTCTCGGCCTGTGCGACCTGTGACGGCTTCTTCTTCCGCGACCACGACATCGTGGTCGCCGGCGGTGGCGACTCGGCGATGGAGGAGGCGACCTTCCTGACGAAGTTCGCGAAGTCCGTCACCCTGGTCCACCGGCGCGAGGAGTTCCGCGCGTCCAAGATCATGCTCGAGCGCGCCCGCGCGAACGAGAAGATCAAGTGGAAGCTGAACTCGCAGATCACCGGGGTGCTCGGCGACGGCAAGGTCGAAGGCCTGCGGCTGAAGGACACCAAGGACGGCAGCGAGTCGACGCTGGACGTCTCGGGCTTCTTCGTCGCGATCGGCCACGACCCCCGCAGCGAGCTCGTGCGCGGGCAGGTCGACCTGGACGAGGACGGCTACGTCATCACCCAGGGCCGCACCTCCTACACCAACGTCGACGGCGTCTTCGCGGCCGGCGACCTGGTGGACCGCACGTACCGGCAGGCGATCACCGCTTCGGGCTCCGGGTGCAGCGCGGCGATCGACGCGGAACGATGGCTCGCGGAGCACGGCGAATCGGACGCGCACGAGGCGGCCGAGCTCGTCGGCGGCGGCTACGGCGCGGGCACCAACTGA
- a CDS encoding N-acetylmuramoyl-L-alanine amidase has translation MRVLRRGDAGPDVAEIRSILAGMDLLPPVTGTGDYGTFDVAVEGAVRAFQQRRGLITDGVVGPATFQALKGASYHLGSRPLSYMIASPVHGDDVFTLQERLTELGFDAGRPDGYFGPATERALKTFQRDMRLTPDGMCGPATIRELHRLSSPRARGGRPVFLREQEQVRQAGPRLRGKRIVIDPGHGGDDLGVVSGSLREADIAWDLARRLEGRMKATGMEALISRGPNHSPTELERARFANDAGADLFLSLHSDGNPSPRAQGIASFHFGTGNGTTSTVGELLAGFIQREVAARTGMLDCRTHYKTWEIFTRTRCPAVRVEIGYLTNPDDSRKLADPAFRDIVAEGILIAVKRLYLLGEGDQPTGTFTFADVLAHELAKAE, from the coding sequence ATGCGGGTACTCCGCCGCGGTGACGCCGGTCCGGACGTCGCCGAGATCAGGTCCATCCTGGCCGGGATGGACCTGCTCCCGCCGGTCACCGGTACCGGCGACTACGGCACGTTCGACGTCGCCGTCGAGGGCGCCGTCCGTGCCTTCCAGCAGCGCCGTGGGCTCATCACCGACGGCGTCGTGGGTCCGGCGACGTTCCAGGCGCTCAAGGGCGCCAGCTACCACCTGGGCAGCCGTCCGCTGTCCTACATGATCGCGTCCCCGGTCCACGGGGACGACGTCTTCACGCTCCAGGAGCGGCTGACCGAGCTGGGCTTCGACGCCGGCCGCCCCGACGGCTACTTCGGCCCGGCGACCGAGCGCGCGCTCAAGACCTTCCAGCGCGACATGCGCCTGACGCCGGACGGCATGTGCGGCCCGGCGACCATCCGCGAGCTGCACCGCCTGTCCTCCCCGCGCGCCCGCGGCGGCCGCCCCGTGTTCCTGCGCGAGCAGGAGCAGGTGCGCCAGGCCGGGCCGCGGCTGCGCGGCAAGCGCATCGTGATCGACCCGGGCCACGGCGGCGACGACCTCGGCGTGGTCTCCGGCAGCCTGCGCGAGGCCGACATCGCGTGGGACCTCGCGCGCCGCCTGGAAGGCCGGATGAAGGCCACCGGCATGGAGGCGCTGATCTCCCGCGGCCCGAACCACAGCCCCACCGAGCTGGAGCGCGCCCGCTTCGCGAACGACGCGGGCGCGGACCTGTTCCTGTCCCTGCACAGCGACGGCAACCCCTCGCCGCGCGCCCAGGGCATCGCGAGCTTCCACTTCGGCACCGGCAACGGCACGACGTCGACGGTGGGTGAGCTGCTGGCCGGCTTCATCCAGCGCGAGGTCGCGGCCCGCACGGGCATGCTGGACTGCCGCACGCACTACAAGACGTGGGAGATCTTCACCCGCACCCGCTGCCCGGCGGTCCGCGTGGAGATCGGCTACCTGACGAACCCGGACGACAGCCGCAAGCTGGCCGACCCGGCGTTCCGCGACATCGTCGCCGAGGGCATCCTCATCGCCGTCAAGCGCCTGTACCTGCTTGGCGAAGGCGACCAGCCGACGGGAACGTTCACGTTCGCCGACGTCCTGGCGCACGAGCTGGCGAAGGCCGAATAG